Proteins from a genomic interval of Nasonia vitripennis strain AsymCx chromosome 3, Nvit_psr_1.1, whole genome shotgun sequence:
- the LOC100119172 gene encoding F-actin-uncapping protein LRRC16A isoform X3, translating into MSTRSQLTKDLNESVKSLLGKHVKILLKNVVKLETKPDKLENRVLVFSPCRLFLLTAKVPTRIDCHFHYLEITSVESKRANQLSLTVGERVYNFVTMGLGSVDTSEVDAMIEALHTAIRNIFPTVPLNYIIRKIDVIPVSRLQSIRGSDLARSTEATRHTGPCGGFSTQYACMCDLHSVPYREEVAWDVDTIYLSHDTRELDLRDFDHLDQKDLVPIISALEYNTWFTKLRISHLKLSHEPLDRLLHVLKRSLSIQEIYLDNIGAKWDFAHKLSLALIANTNAVLHTIDLSSNTIEDKGATSLCGAIAKLTQGAAHTTGPLGKLPKGLQKLNLSRCGLTGKGVGQIAHALSLNRSMPTSLQFLNLAENTLKDDINNLCSFLAQPNGITHLDLSGTDTTLECLFGALLRGCATNLVHLNVARNSFSSKKTKEIPPSFKQFFTATLSLKYLNISFCKLPLEALKHLLLGLACNESTVGLELDMSGNNLGSMGAHVLESCIHGVRCIASLDISDSNMDVDLAQVITAIGKNKSIKNLYMGRNTLGMKSKHIAVVMDSLVQMLQEEDCVLQALHLPDSRLKGDLYNLINALGSNACLRTLDISGNQIGDPGARLLAKALQINNHLKTIIYDRNNISLQGYADIVHALERNYSVRHMPCPIYDLQPCMKASAEKTEQLTKKIQDLLQRNVAPCRNSHGQAFRLQQGFLLSSTQHMVDRLVVQTQDTIKALAAEICTANEDINYATGLIQDADNSKQLLPRLHEVLQRRDENNPVEAKLTETANQLHKVVANYLQDSLEAMLKCANEQCPTILEQTVINRDDDYDENESLTLEEHLRGSCKEKNKLSLDFIQSTISEQAGADIINRVNELNLAVAAHISDRITDQVIESLSTSYKSLIGECEIRTRSSTPDVLRPSAGSTSSGGGSVIGVGTGGMSLSISAGTPVVERTSLVMDEDEDRQSNGRDNTNSENDKNHALLGKAMGRLSNEDDSPMLDYLNLATPHLSNKRKSLHGRKLRPKSVVDSVEGLSADDIPDLLPSSSSLPKGQQAEGASENEHSLTESLDSVSELPATSGPGQQLQHLVKSRPKRAKTRAPTRPMLKPDQPQSIDGITLGEGLDVFFRPTTPTTPIVGSPTSDDSSLNTFPTTATASQDGGSPSLSVASQKSEANKKSAPGAQVMKTLHAEQSPRSRSSDDVAKFSPLVGRRSHGDSPLTASPLARRNTVDSSRSSIDKDGAAEDAPGQPSTPGSENNKEHQNSDTSESSGKSVMSSVRKFSAGNHGHTSPTNGSVAKKNYILETAKSPVLRSLTTKNNQQQHGDRRSPPTTAPKPRPWSMATDRKSGEFNQLLSDGSSPNTSAGNTPDSGDALDESTDSGVCGPASLPPSLTASCIVGGSLGTSGVEKRSVRELAASLSKGGASNQPKADKKENEHSAAWRSVLRRYVEPPAPVQPTSVKAPEAQRETEPNRRLAFKLRRTSFLRDSNFNYDNDTVDV; encoded by the exons ATGTCTACGAGATCGCAGCTAACCAAGGATCTCAACg agTCAGTAAAGTCACTGTTAGGAAAACATGTTAAGATATTGCTGAAGAACGTAGTGAAGCTAGAGACTAAGCCAGATAAACTTGAAAATCGGGTATTA GTATTTTCACCATGTCGACTTTTTCTTTTAACGGCAAAAGTACCCACGAGA atcGACTGTCATTTCCATTATTTGGAAATAACATCAGTCGAATCCAAGAGAGCCAACCAACTGTCCTTAACAGTTGGGGAAAGAGTTTACAATTTTGTAACTATGGGATTAGGCAGCGTCGATACCTCAGAGGTAGATGCTATGATAGAAGCGCTTCACACTGCTATCCGAAACATATTTCCAACAGTACCTTTGAA TTACATAATCAGAAAAATCGATGTGATACCAGTCAGCAGATTGCAAAGCATACGAGGTAGCGATTTAGCTAGAAGTACAGAGGCAACTAGACATACGGGTCCTTGTGGAGGTTTTTCCACTCAATATGCCTGCATGTGTGATTTGCATAGTGTACCTTATAGAGAGGAAGTTGCTTGG GATGTTGATACCATATACTTATCTCACGATACAAGAGAATTAGATCTAAGAGATTTTGATCATCTTGATCAAAAGGACTTGGTTCCAATTATATCAGCCCTGGAATACAATACATGGTTTACCAAACTACGCATTTCTCACCTTAAACTTAGTCATGAACCTTTGGACAGATTGTTACATGTCTTAAAAAGATCTCTTTCTATTCAAGAAATTTACTTAGATAATATTGGAGCTAAATG GGATTTTGCACACAAACTTTCTTTAGCATTAATTGCAAATACCAATGCTGTGCTACACACCATAGATTTATCCAGTAATACCATTGAAGATAAAGGAGCTACAAGTTTATGTGGGGCGATTGCTAAGCTAACTCAAG GAGCTGCACATACGACCGGACCCTTGGGCAAATTACCAAAAGGCTTGCAAAAGTTAAACTTATCGAGGTGCGGTCTAACAGGCAAAGGCGTTGGTCAAATAGCACATGCTTTGAGTTTAAATCGAAGTATGCCTACAAGTCTACAATTCTTAAATCTCGCCGAAAATACTTTGAAAGATGACATCAAT AATTTGTGCAGTTTCTTAGCTCAACCTAATGGAATAACCCATTTAGATCTTAGTGGAACTGATACAACTTTAGAATGC CTTTTTGGTGCTTTATTGCGGGGTTGCGCAACAAATCTAGTCCACTTGAACGTCGCTCGTAATTCGTTCTCGAGCAAGAAAACCAAAGAAATTCCACCAAGCTTCAAGCAATTCTTCACAGCCACCCTCTCCCTTAAGTACTTAAACATCTCGTTCTGCAAGCTGCCTCTCGAGGCACTCAAGCACCTGCTGCTCGGTTTGGCCTGCAACGAGAGCACAGTAGGTCTCGAACTCGACATGAGCGGCAACAATCTGGGCTCGATGGGCGCCCATGTGCTTGAGTCCTGCATCCACGGCGTTAGATGCATCGCCTCCCTCGACATTTCAGACAGCA ATATGGACGTAGATTTAGCACAAGTGATCACTGCCATTGGTAAGAACAAGTCCATCAAGAACCTCTATATGGGCCGTAACACTTTAGGTATGAAGAGTAAGCATATTGCTGTCGTAATGGACTCGCTTGTTCAGATGTTGCAAGAGGAAGACTGTGTGCTTCAAGCGTTACATCTCCCTGACTCACGGCTCAAAGGCGACTTGTACAATCTTATCAATGCCCTTGGTAGCAATGCTTGTTTGCGAACTTTAGATATCAGCGGAAATCAGATTGGTGACCCAGGTGCAAGACTACTTGCCAAAGCTctgcaaataaataatcatctaaaGACAATTATTTACGATAGAAACAATATCAGTCTACAGGGTTATGCAGATATCGTACACGCTTTAGAaag AAATTACAGCGTCAGACATATGCCATGTCCAATATACGACCTACAGCCTTGCATGAAAGCTTCAGCTGAAAAAACAGAGCAACTGACCAAGAAAATACAAGACTTACTACAGCGCAATGTTGCACCTTGTAGAAATAGTCACGGTCAAGCCTTTCGTTTGCAGCAAGGCTTTTTACTTAGCTCGACACAGCACATGGTTGATCGTCTTGTTGTTCAAACGCAGGACACAATCAAGGCTCTGGCTGCAGAAATCTGCACCGCCAATGAAGATATCAACTATGCAACTGGACTGATTCAAGATGCGGACAATTCAAAGCAGTTACTGCCGCGTCTGCATGAGGTACTGCAGAGGCGAGATGAAAACAATCCCGTCGAAGCTAAACTCACTGAAACTGCAAATCAACTTCACAAGGTCGTCGCGAATTATTTGCAG GATTCTCTTGAGGCAATGCTCAAATGCGCTAATGAACAGTGTCCTACAATTCTCGAGCAAACTGTTATTAATAGAGATGACGATTACGATGAGAATGAATCTTTAACTTTGGAAGAGCATCTTCGTGGATcttgcaaagaaaaaaataagctgTCTTTAGATTTTATACAGAGCACAATATCCGAACAAGCTGGAGCAGACATAATAAATAGAGTAAA TGAACTAAATCTAGCAGTAGCAGCGCACATCTCGGATCGCATAACCGACCAAGTGATCGAGTCCCTCTCCACGAGTTATAAGTCGTTGATCGGCGAGTGTGAGATTCGCACGCGCAGCAGTACTCCAGACGTTCTGCGGCCGAGCGCTGGCTCCACGAGCAGTGGCGGCGGCAGCGTTATCGGTGTAGGGACGGGTGGTATGTCGCTCAGCATTTCAGCTGGTACGCCAGTTGTCGAAAGAACAAGTCTTGTTATGGACGAGGATGAAGACCGCCAGTCCAACGGTCGAGACAACACGAACAgtgaaaacgataaaaatcaCGCGTTATTAGGCAAAGCCATGGGTCGGCTATCCAACGAAGATGATTCACCTAtg TTGGATTACTTGAATCTC GCGACGCCACATTTGTCTAATAAGCGAAAGAGCTTACATGGGAGAAAGTTGCGGCCTAAATCAGTTGTTGATTCCGTAGAAGGTTTGTCTGCCGATGATATTCCAGACCTTTTGCCATCCTCTTCGTCTTTACCAAAAGGCCAACAAGCAGAAG GAGCATCCGAGAACGAGCATTCGCTAACTGAATCGTTGGACTCTGTTTCGGAACTACCGGCGACTTCTGGGCCCGGACAACAACTGCAGCATTTGGTGAAGTCAAGACCGAAGCGAGCTAAAACCAGAGCTCCGACAAGGCCAATGCTGAAACCCGATCAACCTCAGTCCATCGACGGAATAACTCTTGGAGAAGGCCTAGACGTTTTCTTTAGGCCCACAACACCTACAACGCCTATCGTTGGATCGCCGACGAGCGATGACAG TTCATTGAATACATTCCCGACAACGGCAACTGCAAGCCAAGACGGCGGAAGCCCGAGTTTATCCGTAGCTAGTCAGAAGAGCGAGGCGAACAAAAAAAGTGCACCTGGTGCGCAAGTCATGAAAACCCTACACGCAGAACAGTCGCCACGTTCACGATCCAGTGATGATGTAGCCAAGTTTTCACCGCTAGTTGGTCGTAGATCACACGGTGATTCACCGCTTACAGCGTCACCACTTGCTCGTCGTAACACCGTCGACAGCTCTAGATCTAGTATCGATAAAGATGGAGCTGCTGAAGATGCACCGGGCCAACCATCCACCCCCGGCAGTGAAAATAACAAAGAACATCAAAACAGTGATACAAGTGAGAGCAGTGGTAAAAGCGTCATGTCGTCTGTCCGAAAATTCTCTGCTGGTAATCATGGTCACACCAGCCCGACAAATGGCAGCGTTGCAAAGAAAAACTACATTCTAGAAACAGCCAAATCGCCAGTACTCCGCTCATTAACGACCAAAAACAATCAGCAACAACATGGTGATCGAAGATCGCCTCCTACTACTGCCCCCAAGCCGAGACCCTGGAGTATGGCTACCGATAGAAAATCTG GCGAATTCAATCAACTGTTAAGCGACGGCTCAAGTCCGAACACTTCGGCAGGTAACACGCCCGACTCGGGTGATGCGCTGGACGAATCGACCGACAGCGGTGTCTGCGGTCCGGCCTCGCTACCGCCGAGTCTCACGGCTAGCTGCATCGTTGGTGGTTCCTTGGGCACCAGCGGCGTAGAAAAACGATCGGTCAGAGAACTGGCGGCCAGCCTTTCGAAAGGCGGTGCCTCCAATCAACCGAAGGCGGATAAGAAGGAAAACG